The following coding sequences lie in one Drosophila sulfurigaster albostrigata strain 15112-1811.04 chromosome 2R, ASM2355843v2, whole genome shotgun sequence genomic window:
- the LOC133839330 gene encoding exocyst complex component 4 isoform X6, with the protein MSSIAAEKRASFARRAESLVERVRVLNTIYEKYNISTEKCGDLTVIVQGDLSQQEKRAVFITVHDLGCNHNSFQEFVSSPCMTEIKERSCFIHVDVPGHADNADALADNFPFPSLQALGEDLVTVLDYLHVKYVIGLGEGAGANVLARFGLAHPSRALGLILINATGSAASVLQSFKSKFISWKSDEVAQSAESFLMYHKFGHQIVGENPDKDKIVAEYQKRLHRSLNSKNVGLYVKAFMNRKDLTLKGCKVDVILITGMLSPYASMVEKLHRDVEKERVTILKIERAGDVLADAPSKVAQSILLFCKGQGLLTSIVMPGVDRGRSYSTASSSSFERRLSRGISMEDYDKPNIRRLSIMNMQQTCSGYFDFKAIRMDAPPPTKPPRGIKYGKDESAGCGFLVNVIKSLGFSETTEERQKEKQKIEQEFKRSDLRLNELVSRHDQQLTQVLPLFSQVSTEVTASRERIHAVKENLGACKRLLQCRRDELKKMWTDAVQHKYVLEMLEQIQELRKVPQRVVSYTEKRQYLHASKALTDALATLNGPLLGVEGLADLRTDLQSRRQQLYQRLHEELVTQVYKNSANEAFQRSNSNRLNSSFTRGIAARRSTDRIEANARVRKALSEMAQGFDLDKAEIIEDADLIDPELSMSYFIAIIVECFGMLHKVPDSLETLRVQIQTELLNVVRHTTQQLQATAAAAAGETNPLLTLLELIFKQFKAIAKTHTLLLKNYLAVGQKYAVVGPQPYDLTDFWAQAQSVLQLLLTDYLDIQNTSGDESSQTGFAEPTNNINSYFLRRKVPSTKKTMFKFDKSSHIAGNSTHETFKEHRRNASDASVDDNLGGTLGSGKGSVTGLLPHEKKQREKLLICTPDQNVITKVYLPLMGYIQEIENFMKCKPGQPCSLHDFVDNYIKDTFLSKGHNRNLQLTIESLSKNQDAWRAIITPEEMKSLNLSRPLLQSTVMVERRLVETKNLIEDLPCYSEELLKMVCALLKAYREICQAAYRGIVQPDSEDKRIYSVAWLKDEDISRFLKTLPNWTDLKTSSQRARHTRKLQRTNFEPSEEESPLQVQQRNIREAEMLTSNLGEGGITQQEILADISVLKELAILQESMEWFSVRVSEFANELRRPLVNGLNSAAAECTANVAIKDGTIKVMTNLALEFDELANTCLLVLHLEVRVQCFHYLRSKSSIRTNSYVGSKDDILEPDRQVSVLNKRLSEMDEAFSATLHPRKTRYIFEGLAHLAARILIQASNYLEHIDQITVQRMCRNSIALQQTLSNITASREVALDQAKHFYELLCMEPDEILNSLLEHGTEFSEMQLLNALQLSCKACGITDANLLASYQQKLSDILGAKPSKGVVV; encoded by the exons ATGTCTTCCATTGCAGCAGAGAAACGCGCTTCCTTTGCGCGCCGTGCTGAAAGTTTGGTGGAGCGGGTGAGAGTATTGAATACCATTTATGAG AAATACAACATCAGCACGGAAAAATGCGGTGATCTGACAGTCATAGTCCAG GGAGATCTGTCGCAGCAGGAGAAACGTGCTGTATTCATTACAGTGCATGATTTGGGCTGCAATC ATAATTCTTTTCAGGAATTCGTGAGCAGCCCCTGCATGACCGAAATCAAGGAGCGTTCCTGTTTCATACATGTCGATGTGCCCGGCCATGCGGACAATGCCGATGCCTTGGCCGACAATTTCCCATTTCCATCGCTACAGGCTTTGGGCGAAGATTTGGTCACCGTGCTGGACTATCTGCATGTGAAATATGTAATTGGTCTGGGCGAGGGAGCCGGTGCCAATGTCCTGGCCCGTTTTGGCCTCGCCCATCCTAGTCGGGCACTTGGCCTCATTCTGATCAATGCCACCGGCAGTGCTGCAAGTGTTTTGCAATCCTTTAAGAGCAag TTCATTAGCTGGAAAAGCGATGAGGTGGCCCAATCGGCTGAGAGCTTTCTAATGTATCACAAATTTGGACAT CAAATTGTTGGCGAGAATCCAGATAAGGACAAGATTGTGGCCGAGTATCAAAAGCGTTTGCACCGATCATTGAACAGCAAGAATGTCGGTCTCTACGTGAAGGCGTTCATGAA tCGCAAGGATCTGACACTCAAAGGTTGCAAAGTCGATGTCATTTTGATCACTGGCATGCTCAGTCCATATGCCTCGATGGTGGAGAAGTTACATCGTGATGTGGAGAAGGAACGCGTTACCATCTTGAAGATAGAACGTGCTGGCGATGTTTTGGCCGATGCT CCATCCAAGGTTGCTCAATCGATTCTATTGTTCTGCAAAGGCCAGGGATTGCTAACTTCGATCGTAATGCCAGGCGTTGATCGTGGACGATCGTATTCCACTGCCAGTTCAAGCTCATTTGAACGTCGCTTATCGCGCGGCATTTCTATGGAGGATTACGACAAACCCAATATTCGTCGTCTCAGCATAATGAACA TGCAACAAACTTGCTCGGGTTACTTTGATTTCAAAGCCATCCGCATGGACGCGCCACCGCCGACAAAGCCACCTAGGGGCATTAAATATGGCAAGGATGAG TCCGCTGGTTGTGGCTTCCTCGTCAATGTCATCAAATCGCTGGGTTTTAGTGAAACAACCGAAGAGCGACAAAAGGAGAAGCAGAAAATCGAACAAGAATTCAAGCGTTCCGATCTGCGACTAAATGAACTCGTCTCACGTCATGACCAGCAACTTACTCAAGTACTGCCACTATTCAGCCAGGTGTCCACAGAGGTCACAGCGAGTCGCGAGCGCATTCATGCAGTCAAAGAGAATCTGGGCGCCTGCAAGCGATTGCTGCAGTGTCGTCGCGATGAGCTCAAGAAGATGTGGACGGACGCAGTGCAGCACAAGTATGTGCTAGAGATGCTCGAGCAAAT TCAAGAGCTGCGCAAAGTGCCTCAACGTGTGGTCAGCTACACGGAAAAGCGTCAGTATTTGCATGCCAGCAAAGCACTGACGGATGCGTTGGCTACCTTAAATGGACCGCTGTTGGGTGTCGAAGGATTGGCCGATTTACGTACCGATCTGCAGTCGCGACGCCAACAACTCTATCAACGTCTGCACGAAGAGCTCGTCACACAGGTGTACAAAAACTCTGCAAACGAGGCATTTCAGCGCAGCAATTCGAATCGCCTCAACTCGAGCTTTACGCGTGGCATTGCTGCACGTCGCTCCACGGATCGCATTGAAGCAAATGCTCGGGTGCGCAAGGCATTGAGCGAAATGGCTCAAGGCTTTGATTTGGACAAGGCAGAGATTATCGAGGATGCGGATTTGATTGATCCCGAACTGAGCATGAGCTATTTCATTGCCATAATCGTGGAATGCTTTGGCATGCTGCATAAGGTGCCGGATTCGTTGGAAACGCTGCGTGTACAAATTCAAACTGAACTCTTGAATGTGGTTCGCCATACAACACAACAGCTGCAAGctacagcagctgcagctgctggtgAAACGAATCCGTTGCTTACTCTTCTAGAGTTGATTTTTAAGCAGTTCAAAGCGATCGCAAAGACGCACACGCTGCTCCTAAAGAACTATTTGGCTGTAGGTCAAAAGTATGCTGTGGTTGGACCACAGCCCTATGATCTGACGGATTTCTGGGCGCAGGCGCAATCTGTg ttgcaactgctgcttaCGGATTACTTGGATATTCAAAATACATCAGGGGATGAGAGCTCGCAAACGGGATTTGCCGAGCCAACAAACAATATCAACTCCTATTTCCTAAGACGAAAAGTTCCAAG CACCAAGAAAACCATGTTCAAGTTTGACAAGTCATCGCATATAGCCGGCAATAGCACGCATGAAACGTTCAAGGAACATCGACGCAATGCTTCGGATGCCTCAGTTGACGACAATTTGGGTGGCACGCTGGGCAGCGGCAAAGGATCTGTGACTGGTCTACTGCCGCACGAGAAAAAACAGCGCGAGAAGTTGTTGATATGCACGCCTGATCAGAATGTGATCACCAAAGTGTATTTGCCTTTGATGGGCTACATACAGGAAATTGAGAACTTTATGAAATGCAAGCCAGG ACAACCTTGCAGCTTGCATGACTTTGTGGATAACTATATCAAGGACACATTCCTATCCAAGGGCCACAATCGCAACTTGCAATTGACCATCGAATCACTGTCCAAGAATCAGGATGCTTGGCGTGCAATTATAACACCTGAGGAGATGAAATCGCTAAATTTGAGCAGACCACTTCTGCAGTCCACAGTCATGGTTGAGCGAAGATTGGTGGAGACAAAAAATCTTATCGAAGATTTGCCTTGTTACTCAGAGGAGCTGCTAAAGATGGTGTGTGCATTGTTAAAGGCCTACCGAGAGATATGCCAAGCGGCTTACAGAGGAATTGTACAGCCAGATTCGGAAGATAAGCGTATCTACAGCGTAGCTTGGTTAAAGGATGAGGACATCAGTCGCTTCTTAAA aacGTTACCCAATTGGACTGATCTAAAGACATCGAGTCAGCGTGCTCGACACACGCGTAAATTGCAACGCACCAATTTTGAGCCATCCGAGGAAGAGAGTCCGTTGCAAGTGCAGCAACGTAACATACGTGAAGCTGAAATGCTGACCAGCAATTTGGGTGAAGGAGGCATAACTCAACAGGAGATATTGGCCGACATCAGTGTTCTCAAAGAGTTGGCCATACTGCAAGAGAGTATGGAGTGGTTCTCGGTGCGCGTCTCCGAGTTTGCCAACGAGTTACGACGTCCCCTCGTCAACGGTTTGAACTCAGCGGCTGCCGAATGCACAGCGAATGTGGCCATCAAGGATGGCACCATAAAGGTGATGACTAACTTGGCATTAGAGTTTGATGAGCTGGCCAATACATGTCTGCTGGTGCTGCATCTGGAGGTGCGTGTGCAATGCTTTCACTATTTGCGTTCCAAGTCGAGCATTAGAACGAATAGCTATGTGGGCTCTAAGGATGATATATTAGAGCCGGATCGTCAGGTATCGGTACTAAACAAGCGTCTATCTGAAATGGATGAGGCATTTAGTGCCACTCTGCATCCGCGCAAAACGAGG TATATCTTTGAGGGTTTAGCGCATCTAGCTGCACGCATTCTTATTCAGGCGTCCAACTACTTGGAGCACATTGACCAGATCACTGTGCAGCGCATGTGTCGCAATTCGATAGCTTTGCAGCAGACGCTGAGCAACATAACTGCATCCCGAGAAGTTGCCTTGGATCAGGCGAAACATTTCTACGAGCTGCTTTGCATGGAACCAGAT GAAATACTCAACTCACTGCTGGAGCATGGAA
- the LOC133839330 gene encoding uncharacterized protein ZK1073.1 isoform X5 — MSSIAAEKRASFARRAESLVERVRVLNTIYEKYNISTEKCGDLTVIVQGDLSQQEKRAVFITVHDLGCNHNSFQEFVSSPCMTEIKERSCFIHVDVPGHADNADALADNFPFPSLQALGEDLVTVLDYLHVKYVIGLGEGAGANVLARFGLAHPSRALGLILINATGSAASVLQSFKSKFISWKSDEVAQSAESFLMYHKFGHPSVRRAQSRNRPI, encoded by the exons ATGTCTTCCATTGCAGCAGAGAAACGCGCTTCCTTTGCGCGCCGTGCTGAAAGTTTGGTGGAGCGGGTGAGAGTATTGAATACCATTTATGAG AAATACAACATCAGCACGGAAAAATGCGGTGATCTGACAGTCATAGTCCAG GGAGATCTGTCGCAGCAGGAGAAACGTGCTGTATTCATTACAGTGCATGATTTGGGCTGCAATC ATAATTCTTTTCAGGAATTCGTGAGCAGCCCCTGCATGACCGAAATCAAGGAGCGTTCCTGTTTCATACATGTCGATGTGCCCGGCCATGCGGACAATGCCGATGCCTTGGCCGACAATTTCCCATTTCCATCGCTACAGGCTTTGGGCGAAGATTTGGTCACCGTGCTGGACTATCTGCATGTGAAATATGTAATTGGTCTGGGCGAGGGAGCCGGTGCCAATGTCCTGGCCCGTTTTGGCCTCGCCCATCCTAGTCGGGCACTTGGCCTCATTCTGATCAATGCCACCGGCAGTGCTGCAAGTGTTTTGCAATCCTTTAAGAGCAag TTCATTAGCTGGAAAAGCGATGAGGTGGCCCAATCGGCTGAGAGCTTTCTAATGTATCACAAATTTGGACAT CCCTCGGTACGTAGAGCTCAATCAAGAAATCGGccaatataa
- the LOC133839330 gene encoding uncharacterized protein ZK1073.1 isoform X2 — protein sequence MSSIAAEKRASFARRAESLVERKYNISTEKCGDLTVIVQGDLSQQEKRAVFITVHDLGCNHNSFQEFVSSPCMTEIKERSCFIHVDVPGHADNADALADNFPFPSLQALGEDLVTVLDYLHVKYVIGLGEGAGANVLARFGLAHPSRALGLILINATGSAASVLQSFKSKFISWKSDEVAQSAESFLMYHKFGHQIVGENPDKDKIVAEYQKRLHRSLNSKNVGLYVKAFMNRKDLTLKGCKVDVILITGMLSPYASMVEKLHRDVEKERVTILKIERAGDVLADAPSKVAQSILLFCKGQGLLTSIVMPGVDRGRSYSTASSSSFERRLSRGISMEDYDKPNIRRLSIMNSESPKKE from the exons ATGTCTTCCATTGCAGCAGAGAAACGCGCTTCCTTTGCGCGCCGTGCTGAAAGTTTGGTGGAGCGG AAATACAACATCAGCACGGAAAAATGCGGTGATCTGACAGTCATAGTCCAG GGAGATCTGTCGCAGCAGGAGAAACGTGCTGTATTCATTACAGTGCATGATTTGGGCTGCAATC ATAATTCTTTTCAGGAATTCGTGAGCAGCCCCTGCATGACCGAAATCAAGGAGCGTTCCTGTTTCATACATGTCGATGTGCCCGGCCATGCGGACAATGCCGATGCCTTGGCCGACAATTTCCCATTTCCATCGCTACAGGCTTTGGGCGAAGATTTGGTCACCGTGCTGGACTATCTGCATGTGAAATATGTAATTGGTCTGGGCGAGGGAGCCGGTGCCAATGTCCTGGCCCGTTTTGGCCTCGCCCATCCTAGTCGGGCACTTGGCCTCATTCTGATCAATGCCACCGGCAGTGCTGCAAGTGTTTTGCAATCCTTTAAGAGCAag TTCATTAGCTGGAAAAGCGATGAGGTGGCCCAATCGGCTGAGAGCTTTCTAATGTATCACAAATTTGGACAT CAAATTGTTGGCGAGAATCCAGATAAGGACAAGATTGTGGCCGAGTATCAAAAGCGTTTGCACCGATCATTGAACAGCAAGAATGTCGGTCTCTACGTGAAGGCGTTCATGAA tCGCAAGGATCTGACACTCAAAGGTTGCAAAGTCGATGTCATTTTGATCACTGGCATGCTCAGTCCATATGCCTCGATGGTGGAGAAGTTACATCGTGATGTGGAGAAGGAACGCGTTACCATCTTGAAGATAGAACGTGCTGGCGATGTTTTGGCCGATGCT CCATCCAAGGTTGCTCAATCGATTCTATTGTTCTGCAAAGGCCAGGGATTGCTAACTTCGATCGTAATGCCAGGCGTTGATCGTGGACGATCGTATTCCACTGCCAGTTCAAGCTCATTTGAACGTCGCTTATCGCGCGGCATTTCTATGGAGGATTACGACAAACCCAATATTCGTCGTCTCAGCATAATGAACAGTGAGTCGCCCAAAAAGGAGTAA
- the LOC133839330 gene encoding uncharacterized protein ZK1073.1 isoform X3, whose protein sequence is MSSIAAEKRASFARRAESLVERVRVLNTIYEKYNISTEKCGDLTVIVQGDLSQQEKRAVFITVHDLGCNHNSFQEFVSSPCMTEIKERSCFIHVDVPGHADNADALADNFPFPSLQALGEDLVTVLDYLHVKYVIGLGEGAGANVLARFGLAHPSRALGLILINATGSAASVLQSFKSKFISWKSDEVAQSAESFLMYHKFGHCYFLLFFCLFYVKLVCISIALCRSWR, encoded by the exons ATGTCTTCCATTGCAGCAGAGAAACGCGCTTCCTTTGCGCGCCGTGCTGAAAGTTTGGTGGAGCGGGTGAGAGTATTGAATACCATTTATGAG AAATACAACATCAGCACGGAAAAATGCGGTGATCTGACAGTCATAGTCCAG GGAGATCTGTCGCAGCAGGAGAAACGTGCTGTATTCATTACAGTGCATGATTTGGGCTGCAATC ATAATTCTTTTCAGGAATTCGTGAGCAGCCCCTGCATGACCGAAATCAAGGAGCGTTCCTGTTTCATACATGTCGATGTGCCCGGCCATGCGGACAATGCCGATGCCTTGGCCGACAATTTCCCATTTCCATCGCTACAGGCTTTGGGCGAAGATTTGGTCACCGTGCTGGACTATCTGCATGTGAAATATGTAATTGGTCTGGGCGAGGGAGCCGGTGCCAATGTCCTGGCCCGTTTTGGCCTCGCCCATCCTAGTCGGGCACTTGGCCTCATTCTGATCAATGCCACCGGCAGTGCTGCAAGTGTTTTGCAATCCTTTAAGAGCAag TTCATTAGCTGGAAAAGCGATGAGGTGGCCCAATCGGCTGAGAGCTTTCTAATGTATCACAAATTTGGACAT TGTTActttctattgtttttttgtctattttatGTTAAACTTGTGTGCATTTCGATTGCACTTTGCAGGTCATGGAGGTAA
- the LOC133839330 gene encoding uncharacterized protein ZK1073.1 isoform X4: MSSIAAEKRASFARRAESLVERVRVLNTIYEKYNISTEKCGDLTVIVQGDLSQQEKRAVFITVHDLGCNHNSFQEFVSSPCMTEIKERSCFIHVDVPGHADNADALADNFPFPSLQALGEDLVTVLDYLHVKYVIGLGEGAGANVLARFGLAHPSRALGLILINATGSAASVLQSFKSKFISWKSDEVAQSAESFLMYHKFGHVMEVNQKFKPKYIHLTSALF, from the exons ATGTCTTCCATTGCAGCAGAGAAACGCGCTTCCTTTGCGCGCCGTGCTGAAAGTTTGGTGGAGCGGGTGAGAGTATTGAATACCATTTATGAG AAATACAACATCAGCACGGAAAAATGCGGTGATCTGACAGTCATAGTCCAG GGAGATCTGTCGCAGCAGGAGAAACGTGCTGTATTCATTACAGTGCATGATTTGGGCTGCAATC ATAATTCTTTTCAGGAATTCGTGAGCAGCCCCTGCATGACCGAAATCAAGGAGCGTTCCTGTTTCATACATGTCGATGTGCCCGGCCATGCGGACAATGCCGATGCCTTGGCCGACAATTTCCCATTTCCATCGCTACAGGCTTTGGGCGAAGATTTGGTCACCGTGCTGGACTATCTGCATGTGAAATATGTAATTGGTCTGGGCGAGGGAGCCGGTGCCAATGTCCTGGCCCGTTTTGGCCTCGCCCATCCTAGTCGGGCACTTGGCCTCATTCTGATCAATGCCACCGGCAGTGCTGCAAGTGTTTTGCAATCCTTTAAGAGCAag TTCATTAGCTGGAAAAGCGATGAGGTGGCCCAATCGGCTGAGAGCTTTCTAATGTATCACAAATTTGGACAT GTCATGGAGGTAAACCAAAAGTttaaaccaaaatatatacatttaactTCAGCTCTCTTTTAG
- the LOC133839330 gene encoding uncharacterized protein ZK1073.1 isoform X1: MSKPVTPQHRSAGAAASGSAEKISKYNISTEKCGDLTVIVQGDLSQQEKRAVFITVHDLGCNHNSFQEFVSSPCMTEIKERSCFIHVDVPGHADNADALADNFPFPSLQALGEDLVTVLDYLHVKYVIGLGEGAGANVLARFGLAHPSRALGLILINATGSAASVLQSFKSKFISWKSDEVAQSAESFLMYHKFGHQIVGENPDKDKIVAEYQKRLHRSLNSKNVGLYVKAFMNRKDLTLKGCKVDVILITGMLSPYASMVEKLHRDVEKERVTILKIERAGDVLADAPSKVAQSILLFCKGQGLLTSIVMPGVDRGRSYSTASSSSFERRLSRGISMEDYDKPNIRRLSIMNSESPKKE; the protein is encoded by the exons ATGTCCAAGCCGGTTACACCACAGCATCGTTCCGCTGGCGCCGCAGCTTCCGGTTCGGCCGAGAAGATTAGT AAATACAACATCAGCACGGAAAAATGCGGTGATCTGACAGTCATAGTCCAG GGAGATCTGTCGCAGCAGGAGAAACGTGCTGTATTCATTACAGTGCATGATTTGGGCTGCAATC ATAATTCTTTTCAGGAATTCGTGAGCAGCCCCTGCATGACCGAAATCAAGGAGCGTTCCTGTTTCATACATGTCGATGTGCCCGGCCATGCGGACAATGCCGATGCCTTGGCCGACAATTTCCCATTTCCATCGCTACAGGCTTTGGGCGAAGATTTGGTCACCGTGCTGGACTATCTGCATGTGAAATATGTAATTGGTCTGGGCGAGGGAGCCGGTGCCAATGTCCTGGCCCGTTTTGGCCTCGCCCATCCTAGTCGGGCACTTGGCCTCATTCTGATCAATGCCACCGGCAGTGCTGCAAGTGTTTTGCAATCCTTTAAGAGCAag TTCATTAGCTGGAAAAGCGATGAGGTGGCCCAATCGGCTGAGAGCTTTCTAATGTATCACAAATTTGGACAT CAAATTGTTGGCGAGAATCCAGATAAGGACAAGATTGTGGCCGAGTATCAAAAGCGTTTGCACCGATCATTGAACAGCAAGAATGTCGGTCTCTACGTGAAGGCGTTCATGAA tCGCAAGGATCTGACACTCAAAGGTTGCAAAGTCGATGTCATTTTGATCACTGGCATGCTCAGTCCATATGCCTCGATGGTGGAGAAGTTACATCGTGATGTGGAGAAGGAACGCGTTACCATCTTGAAGATAGAACGTGCTGGCGATGTTTTGGCCGATGCT CCATCCAAGGTTGCTCAATCGATTCTATTGTTCTGCAAAGGCCAGGGATTGCTAACTTCGATCGTAATGCCAGGCGTTGATCGTGGACGATCGTATTCCACTGCCAGTTCAAGCTCATTTGAACGTCGCTTATCGCGCGGCATTTCTATGGAGGATTACGACAAACCCAATATTCGTCGTCTCAGCATAATGAACAGTGAGTCGCCCAAAAAGGAGTAA